A genomic window from Lotus japonicus ecotype B-129 chromosome 1, LjGifu_v1.2 includes:
- the LOC130748986 gene encoding caffeoylshikimate esterase-like, translating to MVIISERGKRFWDGGFEIEKRSNTATHHSDTNPQKGNDISWTFLATPNFLAQKGFACFALDLQGHDHSGGLKAFVPDVDLAVDDCLSFFTSIKNLPRFNGLPCFLYGESMGGAICLLIHFADPKAFQGAILVAPMCRISDKVRPRWPIPHILTFLARFFLTLSIVPTRDLLYRSVKVDHMKVIVAMNPLRYRRKPRLGTVLELLGITDVLSKKLCSY from the exons ATGGTTATAAT CTCTGAGAGAGGAAAAAGATTCTGGGATGGAGGCTTTGAAATAGAGAAACGCAGCAACACAGCAACACATCATTCGGATACAAACCCTCAAAAAGGAAACGACATCTCCTGGACCTTCCTAGCCACCCCAAACTTCCTAGCCCAGAAGGGTTTCGCTTGCTTCGCCCTCGACCTTCAAGGCCACGACCACTCCGGCGGCCTCAAAGCCTTCGTCCCCGACGTTGACCTCGCCGTTGACGATTGCCTTTCCTTCTTCACCTCCATCAAGAACCTCCCTCGCTTCAACGGCTTGCCCTGCTTCCTTTACGGCGAGTCAATGGGCGGTGCGATTTGCCTCCTTATCCACTTCGCTGACCCGAAAGCGTTCCAAGGTGCGATATTGGTGGCACCCATGTGCAGAATCTCCGATAAGGTTAGACCCAGATGGCCGATTCCTCATATCCTCACTTTCCTTGCGAGATTCTTCCTTACTCTCTCTATTGTTCCCACCCGAGATCTTCTGTACAGGTCTGTGAAGGTGGATCACATGAAGGTGATTGTTGCGATGAACCCGTTGAGGTATAGGAGAAAACCCAGGTTGGGGACTGTGTTGGAGCTGCTGGGAATCACTGATGTGTTGAGCAAGAAGCTCTGTTCTTATTAG